GTTTCAGGTGCTGAGTGTGACGGGTGCAAAAAATAATTACCGTGCCAAAGTTCGCGCACATGTGGTGAAGTTTGAATCGACTGTACAAGACCAGCATTTGCGCAGGATTGCAGTATTGCCATTCCAGATGGCCGAGAAAAATAACCGACTGGCCAATGACACATCTGCCTATGAGTTTAGTCAGGAATTATCCGATACTTTAGGAAATTATCTGGCTCAAAGCGGACAGTTGAGTGTGGTAGATCGTCATTATCTGGATGAAATGCAGTCTGAAAATGCATTCCTGTATTGGGATGGTGCACCGCATGAGCTGGCGCGTATCGGTCAGAAAGTTGGAGCAGACTATTTACTGGTGGGACGAATTAATGATCTGTCTAGTGCCAGCCATCAGCAAATGTATGGTTTGAATGCCGGCGCTGAACAAGTGCGTTTAAGCTGGCGTGTCATTGAAGCCAATACCAGTAAAGTGGTAGCAGCGGGCACTTTCAATCGAACTCTGTCTAATTTAATGACACAGAATATTCTGACCAATAGTTTAAATGACAGTACGGCGGATAAAATTGCTCAGGGCTTAAACCCGGAAATTTTACAGGGCTTAAAATTACAGCCTGTACAGTCTCAGACTGGTCAATCTTATGATTCATCACCGGGCTATGAAATGACGCCAGGTTCAAGCGATCAACCTGTAAAATGGTAAGTTAATATTAGTTCGAATGATTTTTAACACATAAAAAATCTCTGACCTAAATGCAGGGATTTTTTATGTGTCGCTTTACAGGTAGCTCAAGCCTGCTGAAATTTCAGCTGACGTAACTGGCGGGCATGTTGCAAGGTGGTTTCACTAATCTCTACACCGCCTGTCATTCTTGCAAGCTCCTGAATAATTTCATTTTCCTCAAGGTCAATGATTGTGCTGCTGGCAGGATCAGTCTGCTGTTTTTTTACCAGTAGATGCTGATCAGATTGTGCTGCCACTTGTGCCTGATGGGTAATACACAGAATCTGTACATGCTGGGCCAGATCGGCCAGTAAACGCCCGACAATCTCTGCGGTACCACCACTAATCCCGACATCAATTTCATCAAAGACCAGCACTTCAGCTTCGGTTTTTTCCGCATTCATGACTTGCATCACTAGCGCAATACGCGAGAGTTCACCGCCTGATGCAACCCGGGCTAAAGGCTGTGCCGGAATGCCTTTATTGGCAGTAAACAGCAATTGAATAAAGCTGAGACCTTCACTAGAGGGATGCTCCAAAGGCTCAAACTTGAACTCAAAATGTGCTTCAGGCAATGCCAGTTGTTTGACCTGCTCAGTGAGCTGCTTGGCCAACGGTGCTGCGGCTTCACGGCGAATCTGATCCAGATGTTGGGCTTTATCCAGAAACTCCTGATAAGAAAACGCGACCTGTTCAGCCAGTGTTTCCGGATCTTCCAGTTGATGCAGCTGTTCTAATTCGGTTTGCCAGGCTTCATATTCTTCTTTGAGTAATTCTGGCTGGGTACGATATTTACGTGCCAGACGATGGAAGATTTCTAAAGTCGAATTTAGTACTTCCATGCGTTCCGGATCAAAACTCTGCCGATCCATAAACTGGCGTAAATTCGCTGCTGCATCTTCAAGTTCGCTTTGGGCATTCAGCAGGGAGGTGTAAATTCCGGAAAGCTGTTCGCTACGACCGGCATGTGATTCCATGCGACGTAGAATGGAAGCCAGTTCTTGGGAAATATTCTGTTCGCCTTCATCCAGACTATTCAGGCTATAGACACAGTCCTGCATGATCGCTTCATGATGGGAAAGCCGGTCAAATTCCTGTTCAATCTCCTGATAATCCGTCTGAACAATGTCTTCCAGTTCTTCTAGCTGCAGTTCCAAGGTTTCCATGCGTTGCTTACGGGTCGCTTGTGCATCTAGCGCTGCCTGATGCTGACGAATATTTTTCTGCCAGGTGCTATAAGCGTCCCGCACTTCCTGAGCTGGTGTATAAAAATTGCTATAGCGATCCAGCCAGTGTTTTGGATAAGGTGGTTCCAGAAGTTGCTGCTGGCTATGCTGGCTATAAAGTTGAACCAGCAGACGCCCAATTTCTTTCAACTCTGACAGGCTGCTCGGGCGTCCATTGATCCAGGCCTTGCTGCGGCCGGTAGCAAAAATTACCCGTCGTAAATGAATTTCACCTGATTCATCATCCAGTTCATGCTCTTTCAACCAGGCTGCTTCAGGACTGTGCTCTTGGTAGCTGAAGCTGGCGGTGACATCCGCCTTTTCCGTACCATAACGCACATAATTGGTATCGGTTCGCTCACCCAAACAGGCAGACAAGGCATCCAGTAACAGGGATTTACCTGCACCGGTTTCACCGGTTAAAACGTTAAAACCTTTATCAATATCAATAGCAAGATGCCCAGCTAAAGCAAAATTGATCAGAGTTAAATGTGTCAGCATAAACGCATCCGGGCTGCGAAAAGTTTGATTGAAATAGCCTGATGTCGGATTGGGGTCGCAACATGGCTGGGATTATTATAAATCAGGACGAATCAATTTCATTCTATCTTAAATTTTAAAGATTCATATATGCTTATTTCACTGTATTTTCGCAAGAAGCTGACTCAGAAGTGCGTTAATTCACTGCTGATTTTCATATTTTTGACATCCCCAATCTTTAAATTAAAGACTCAATTGAGCCTGTTTTTAAAAGAGCGCGTGCAGATCGAAACTTAAGTTTATCTATCAGCAAAATACAGGCCAAAACATGCTGTAAATAGAAGGGGTTCAGGTGATACAGAATATTTGATCGACGCCGACAAACTTCGATTGATTAGTTGAGGGTGCACATTTAAACTACAGCAATCAAAATATTACAAAATGCTTTATCTGGAGAAATCGCATGTCAGCTCAGTTTGATCATGTATCGGTACTTAAAAAATCTAATGTATATTTCGGCGGGTTGTGTATTAGCCACATTGTACAATTTGAAGACGGGACCAAAAAAACTTTGGGTGTCATTCTGCCATCAGAAAATGCCTTGACCTTTGAAACACATGTTCCTGAGCGCATGGAAATTGTTTCAGGTGAATGCCGTGTTCAGATTGGTGATAGCGAAGAAAGTGAGCTGTTCCGTGCCGGTCAGTCTTTCTATGTGCCGGGCAATAGCCGTTTTAAAATCGAAACCGATGATGTGCTGGACTATGTCTGCCATTTTGAAGGTTAAGTCCAGATTCAAGATCAGTGTAAACCGGGCAAGAAATTTCAGTGCGAATCGGTTAAACTAATCAGCTATAGAAATCCTGTGAAGTCAGCTTTACGGGATTTTTCTTTTGTATATAACTAATCTAGAGGTCGTTCATGGCAAAACCTGAATATTTTTATGGCGTACATTCAGTGGAGTCATTGTTAGAGCTTGAGCCTGAACGTGTCTTGACATTATTCACTCTCAAAGGACGCGATGATCAGCGTTTAAAGCGTGTACTGGAACTGGCTGAGCCGTTTGGGATCAGTGTGCAGCAAGCAAGCCGTGACAAACTGGAGAAACTGGCCGGGCAACCGTTTCATCAGGGGGTCGTAGCCGCAGTTCGTGCTCATCCAACCCTGAATGAAAAAGATCTTGAATCACTCTTGAGCGCAAATCCTCAAGCGTTGTTATTGGCCCTCGATCATATTACCGATCCACACAACCTCGGAGCATGTGTGCGTACCGCCGCTGCGATGGGTGTTGAGGCAGTGATTGCACCACGTGATCGTTCTGCAAGCTTGACTCCGACTGCACGTAAAGTGGCTGCCGGTGGTGCTGACAAAGTCAAATTTATTCAGGTGACTAATCTGGCGCGTACCTTGGGGCAAATCAAAGAAGACTTTAATGTGCGAGTCGTCGGTACCATGCTGGATGAAAAAGCGCTGCCGATTCAGGAGTTTGATTTCACCGGTACTGGTGTCTGTGTGGTGATGGGTGCGGAAGATACCGGTCTACGTCCAATTACACAAAGCCAATGCGATCAGACGGTGTATATCCCGATGGCGGGTAATCTGCAAAGCCTGAATGTCAGTGTGGCGACCGGTATGGCACTGTATGAAGCTTGCCGTCAGCGTAACCTGTAATTGATGATGGCATTGTCAGATCGTACACAAGGCTATGTCTTTCTACTGACGACCATGTGTATCTGGGGCGGTTTTACTTTAACCGCCCGTCTGAATGCGCTTTGGAATATCAGTGCCTGGGATATCGTGGCTCTGCGGTTTTCTCTGGCTTTTCTGATTCTGATGCCGATCTTGCTCTATCGCAAGGAGGCGGCTTTTTTACTGAAAAAAGAACCCTTTATTCTGGCCATGATTGGCGGAGTAATTTACTGTCTGTTTGCCTATAGCGCCTTTCATTATGCGCCTACCGCCCATGCCGCGATTTTCTTGAATGGCTGTATTCCGATTTGTACTGCCATCATGGCTTTTTTCCTGATGGGGCAGGCTTTTGATAAGCATACCTGGGCCAGCCTGATTATTATGATTGCGGTGCTCTGTATCATGAGTCTGCTGATGTATCAGGAAACCGGAGTGGCATTCGGGGCAGGGGATGGGCTATTTTTTATCAGTGCAATACTCTGGGCAATTTTTACCGTGTTATTGCGGAAATATCAGTTAACTGCATGGCAGGCAATGAGCGGTGTCGCGATCTGGTCAGCAGTGGTTTACGTACCTGTTTATCTGCTGTTTTTACCCAAAAATTTGAGTGTGCCAGAACCCCAGCATTTATTATTTCAAACCATCTTTCATGGGGTTTTTGTGGTAATTATTGCCACTTTAAGCTATGTCGAAGCAATCAAGCGTCTCGGTGCATTTAAAGCCGGTAGTATTACCAATCTTGCACCATTTATTGCTGCGATTCTGGCGGTGCCTTTATTAAATGAAGCGCTGAGCCTGGCGATGATCTGTGGCTTGGTGGGGATGGCAATTGGGGCCTTACAGCCTTGGCGCTGGATTGGTCGTAAAGATAGTTTAGAAGCACAACTTGCAGCACAGAAAAAGCAGTCTTAATCGGACTGCTTTTTTTATACCTCAGGCAGCTGCCATGTTTAAATATTTTTCATGCAATGGGCGGAGATGGGCATAAAGATGATCCAGATGACCATCATTCAGCACAATATCATCAGCCATGGCCTGTTTCTGTTCACGTGACATTTGTGCGGCAATAATGTTTCGGATTTGCTCAATATTTTGACCATCACGTTGTGAGGCACGTTCAATTTGCAATTCGATCGTGGCATCAATCAGTAAGCGATGCTGGGTGAGCTCATGTTGATTGGTCTCAAACAGGAGCGGTGAAACCAGAATGGCATAGGAACTTTGCGCAGCATCTAGCTGCTGAATAATCGAAGTGCGAATTGCTGGATGAGTAATATTTTCCAGGGTTTTACGTGCTTCAGGAGACTGGAAAATATATTCGCGCAAGGCACGACGATTCAGTGAACCATCTTCAAGCAGTACCCAATCCCCAAAAACCTGCTGAATCTGGGCAAGTGCAGGCTGGCCAATCGCGACCACTTCACGCGCCACCACATCGGCATCCACAACGACAATGCTTTGTGCTTCAAACCATTGGCTGGCCGCAGACTTGCCACTACCAATCCCGCCGGTTAATCCGAGTATAAATTTCACTTTATTGACCTAAATACACTTTCATAATCTGCTCGCCCCACAGAAAAGCAATCCAGCCGGCAATCGCGATATAGGGACCAAAGGCAAAAGGCTGATTTTCCTTACGGACTTTCAGCAGGATAATCCCGATAATCGCGCCCACTAAAGAAGAAAGGAGCACAATTAATGGTAATAGCAAAGGCCCCATCCAGGCACCCAAGGCGGCAAGCAATTTAAAATCGCCATAGCCCATACCTTCCTTGCCAGTGACGATTTTAAAGACATAATAGACCACCCACAAACACAGAAAGCCAATGATATAGCCCCAGATGGCAGCGCTCGGTGAGGTATAGAGGGCATAACTATTGACGCCCAGACCCAGCGCGGCCAGGGGCAGGGTATAACGGTCCGGCAATAACTGGGTGTCAAAATCAATAAAAGTCAGTGCAATTAAGACATAAGTCAGAATCAGGCCAAATAACATCTGGACAGTCGGACCAAAAACAGCCACCACCATCAGCGCACAGGCCGCGGTCAGAAGCTCAATCAGTGGATAGCGGATACTGATGGGATTCTGGCAGTTGCCGCACTTGCCGCGCAAGACCAGCCAGCTGATGACGGGAATATTCTGGTACCAGCGGATTGGTTGATGACATTTGGGGCAAGTCGAATCGGGTTTGCTTAAACTTAATTTGGTCTCATCAATAATTGGCTGTTCCGGATGCAGGAACATCTGGCAATCGGTACGCCATTCCTGCTCCATCATCTTGGGAGTGCGATAAATCACCACATTTAAGAAACTACCAATGCAGAGGCTAAAAAGCCCAACTGCGCTATACAGCGCTGTTGGGTTTTGAATGAAATATTGAATAAGATCTTGCATTAAACCACAGAACCCATTTGGAAGATTGGAAGGTACATGGCAATCACCAGACCACCGACGAGTACACCGAGAACAGCCATGATCAAGGGCTCCATCATGGAGGTGAGACCGTCTACGGCATTGTCGACTTCATTTTCATAATGCGTGGCTACTTTATCCAGCATGGCATCCAGCGCACCGGATTCCTCACCAATGGCAACCATTTGCACGGCCATAGATGGAAACTTGTTAGTCACGCGCATAGCAAACTGTAGTTGTTGACCAGTGGCAACATCTTCGCGGATTTTCATCACGGCATCTTCATACACCACGTTATTGGTTGCGCCGGCAGTGGATTCCAGTGCATCAATCAAGGGTACACCGGCTGCAAAAGTGGTGGCCAAGGTACGGCTATAACGGGCAATAATGGCTTTATACACCAGATCACCGAAAATCGGTGCTTTAAGTGCTGCTTTATCCAGAAAATCACGGAATTTTTTACTGCGTTTTTTTGCTTCCAGAAAAGCCGTAATGATGGCCCCAATGGCAATAATCAGCAGGAACCAATATTTTTGCATCCATTCCGACATATTGACTACCATTTTGGTAAAAGCCGGTAAGTCAGCACCAAATGAAGAGAATAAATCCTGGAAAACCGGGACCACTTTTACCATTAGAATAATCGTGACAATCAGCGCGACCACGACCACCGCAGCCGGGTACTTCATGGCTTTTTTAATTTTTTGCTTGAGCAGTTCACTTTTTTCCTTGTAGATCGCGACCCGATCCAGCATGGTTTCTAGCGCACCGGATTGTTCACCCGATTCCACCAGTGAACAAAATAGTTTATCGAAGTATTGCGGGTATTTACGCAGTGCACCGGCAAAGGTATTACCACCTTCCACCTCACCTTTAATCCCCAGAACGACTTCACGCATGGCTGGATTCTCCAGACCCTCTGCAACAATTTCAAAGCCTTGTACCAAGGGTACCCCGGCTTTCATCATGGTCGCTAACTGTCGGGTGAAAATCGTAATATCCAGTGTCGAGACTTTTTTCTTCATCAAGCCTTCGAGAATATTTTTTTTCTTTTCCCGAATGGTCTTGATGCTGATACCTTGTTTTCGAAGGGTGACCTTGGCCAAAGCCATATTTTTTGCTGGCAATTCCCCCTTGATCTTTGCCCCTTTACGATCAATTCCTTCATAGCTGAAGATCGGCATCATCTGGCCTTTCTTTACTGCTGCCATACCTTTATCCTTATTTTAGATCAGCGCCTGATCATTCGCTGGTGACACGATTGACTTCCTGTAAAGAAGTCACCCCCTGCATCACCTTGATTAAACCTGACCGGCGTAAATTGTTAAAACCTGCACGTGCGGAAGCATCGGCAATTTCAAGTGCATTGCCGTCTTCCATAATAATTCTGGAAATTTCGGGTGTTACTTTCATGACTTCATAAATACCCACACGACCTTTATAGCCTTCACGACATTCATTGCAACCTACTGGTTCATAGATTTGGAATTCTGGTTGCTGCAGATCAGTTTCGGTAAAGCCCATTTCCAATAAGCTTTGTTTCGGAATATCGGCAGGTTTTTTGCACTGTGAACACAGGCGACGCGCCAACCGTTGTGCAATGACCAGGTTGACTGAAGTGGCAATATTGAAAGAAGGCACCCCCATATTGCGTAAACGGGTCAAAGTCTCAGGCGCACTATTGGTATGTAAGGTCGACATCACCATATGGCCGGTCTGGGCCGCTTTAATCGCAATCTCTGCAGTTTCCAGATCCCGAATCTCACCGACCATCACGATATCCGGATCTTGACGTAAGAAGGACTTCAAGGCAGCAGAGAAGGTCAGGCCGACTTTATTGTTGACGTTGACCTGGTTAATCCCTTGTAGGTTGATCTCGACCGGATCTTCCGCTGTGGAAATATTGGTATCTTCACGGTTTAAAATATTCAGACCGGTATAAAGAGAAACTGTTTTACCGGAACCGGTCGGACCGGTGATCAGCAGCATCCCTTGCGGTTTGTCCAGTGCCTGCATAAACAGTTCTTTTTGTTCCGGTTCATAGCCCAGAGCATCAATCCCCAGCATCGCGCTGGATGGATCCAGAATACGCAGTACCAGCTTCTCGCCAAACAGGGTAGGGAGAGAGTTAACACGGAAATCAATGGCTTTATTCTTAGAAAGTTTTAACTTAATACGACCATCTTGAGGTACACGCTTTTCCGAAATGTCCATTTGCGACATAACCTTAAGACGCGAAGACAGGCGATTTGCCAGCTGTAAGGGCGGGGTTGCAATCTGACGTAGCACCCCATCGACCCGGTAACGTACCCGATAGATTTTTTCATAAGGTTCAAAGTGTAAGTCTGAAGCCCCCATACGGATCGCATCAATCAGCAATTTATTAATATATTTGACAATCGGCGCTTCATCACCTTTATTGCTTTCTTCATCTTCTTTATTCGGATCTGAGGTGTCGACATCAACATCCAGGTCGAAATCTTCATCGAATTCAAAGGTACTTTCTTCGGTAAAATTCTGTTCGATCAGTTTTTCAAGTTTATTGTGTTCAACAATAATGGTTTCAATGTTAAGTTTGGTCGAAAAACGGACTGCATCAATTGCTTCGATATTGGTCGGGTTGCTGGTCGCAACATATAAAATACTGGAATTTTTAAAAATCGGCAGGATGCGATGCTTGGTAATCAGCTTTTCATCAATCGCATCCCGCAAAATTTGGGCAGGATCATAGGCACTGATATCAAACAGCGGTTCGCCAAATTCAACTGAAATCGTTTCAGCAATGACGGTCGGAGAAAGCTGTTGCTGGTTAATCAGCTCCGCGACAATATCGATTTTTTCTTGTTTGGCATGCGCCAACGCACTGCGCATATCTTCAGCCGAGATGACGCCTTCCTCGACCAAACGACGAATAAATCCGGTAAATCTCGGCGACCCCTGTAATGCTGTCATGCTATAAATGCCTATTCATCAAATTCTTTTAATTGCTATACTAAAATTATACGTTTGTTACGTAAAAATACCATAGCCAAGAGTGCTGCTAGCTTCTTCATCTCCAGTAAAAGCATGAACTGGTTGGAAGAAGTCCCCATTTTTTTAAGTGATAACAAAAAATAACCATTTTGGATAGTCTAAACCGAGAATGAGTGATAAGAAAACTATTCTTTTAATTTTCCAATTCCGTGTAGAATGTGCCCAATTCAAAATATGTAAATGAAATAGGTTAATTATGTCGGTTTCGACGATTACCCCTTGGGTGATAGGTAACTGGAAAATGAATCCGGTGCAGGCAGAGGCATTGAGCTTGGTGCGTGGTATTAAGAGTTTACTGGAAACTGCACCGATTGCCGAAGATCAATGTCATTTAGGTGTGGCACCAATTGCGATTGCCTTAAGCCAGATTCAGGCAGAGCTGTCATCTGCGGTTCGTCCGATTTATACCGTAGCACAAGATGTTTCACGTATTTCTGGAACAGGCGCCTACACTGGTGAAGTCAGTGCTGAATTGTTGACCGATAGCCAAATTCACTATGTACTGGTAGGTCATTCTGAGCGCCGTGAAATATTTGCAGAAAAGTCTGATATTTTAAATGCTAAAATCAAGAATGCTTTAAATGCCGGTTTGACGGTAATTTATTGTGTGGGTGAAAGTCTGGAACAACGTGAATCCGGGCAGGCAGAAGCTGTAGTACTGCAACAAATCTGTGATATTGCTGCTGTGGTTGAAGCGGAGCAATGGAAAAATGTCGTGATTGCCTATGAACCGATCTGGGCAATTGGAACCGGTAAAACTGCTTCTCCTGAAGATGCGCAGGCCATGCATGCACAAATCCGTCAAGGTTTAAGCCAGATCACTGGCTATGGCGCGACGATGGCGATTTTATATGGTGGTAGTGTCAAGCCGGAAAATGCAGTAGAGTTAGCAGCCTGCCCAGATATCAATGGGGCATTGGTCGGTGGTGCATCACTCAATGCTGAGTCGTTCCATAAAATTGCTCATGCATTTGCAAATACACAATAATTAGGAGTTCAGCATGCAAACTTTTGTGCTGGTAGTACATATTATCTTAGCTGTTTTGATGATTGTCTTGATTTTGGTTCAGCATGGTAAAGGTGCAGATGCTGGTGCCTCTTTCGGCGGCGGTGGTGCAGCGACAGTATTTGGAGCTTCAGGTTCGGGTAATTTCATGACCCGTTTAACTGCGATTTTTACTGCACTGTTCTTCGTGACCAGTCTGACTTTGGCGATTTTGGCCAAGCAACAAACCTCGAATGCCTATAGTTTGGGATCTGTTCAGTCTGCGCCGACCGTACCTGTGCAATCGAATGAAACTTCACCAACTGCACCAGAAACGACCGAATAGTTTTAATTAATCCTTTCTTTTTTTCAGTGATGCGACTAGAATGCGTCACAGCTGCGGTGGTGGTGGAATTGGTAGACACGCTACCTTGAGGTGGTAGTGCTTTCGGGCGTGGGGGTTCAAGTCCCCCCTTCCGCACCAACTTATAATCCAGAAATTTAAGTTGGTGTATGCAGCTGAAAAACTTCTATTGATGCGGGATGGAGCAGTCTGGTAGCTCGTCGGGCTCATAACCCGAAGGTCGTTGGTTCAAATCCAGCTCCCGCTACCAATCAATCCTTTTTAAAGACGCAAACTTTCAAGAGGCAGCTTAAACCAGTATTAAGCTGAGAAATATAATTTGCATGTTGTTGCGGGATGGAGCAGTCTGGTAGCTCGTCGGGCTCATAACCCGAAGGTCGTTGGTTCAAATCCAGCTCCCGCTACCAATCTTTTAAAGATGCAAACTTTAAAAGCAGTTTAAGTGTTTTAAACTGAACGTTATTTGTACGCTGATGCGGGATGGAGCAGTCTGGTAGCTCGTCGGGCTCATAACCCGAAGGTCGTTGGTTCAAATCCAGCTCCCGCTACCATTTTTTCAGCGACAGATGACAAATATGCAGAATGATGTGGTTTTGATTGAAAAGTTCTCATCTTTTGTATATAATTTTTGCACGTTGATGCGGGATGGAGCAGTCTGGTAGCTCGTCGGGCTCATAACCCGAAGGTCGTTGGTTCAAATCCAGCTCCCGCTACCAAGTTTCTAAAAAGAGGCTCACAACAAGGTGGGCCTTTTTGCACAGTGGGATTTGAAAAAATCTTAAATTGTGCATTAATTGGGGCGATTTACGCCCTTTTTTATTGGCTATCGTGTAGTGTCGACATTATTTGGTCAAATCTCCATGTTTCACTACTACTATAGTTTGTATTGGTTTGTAGTGGTCAAATAGATCATAAAATCGCACCAGATGACGAGAGTAAATGAAGCTATCAAATAAAACTCAAGCACTTCAGGACTTGATTGCACCAGCAGTTGAAGCCTGTAATGTAAACCTTTGGGGGATTGAATTCCTGCCACAGGGTAAATGTTCGTTATTACGTATCTACATCGACAAGCCAGTCGATGAGAGCGTTGCACCAGCAATCAATGAAGATGGTGAAGAAGAGCAGGGGCGTGGTATTGGCGTTCAGGATTGTGTGCGTGTCACGCAGCAAGTGGGCGCAATGCTGGATGTTCATGATCCGATCTCGGGTGAATATTCACTTGAAGTATCTTCGCCAGGCTGGGACCGTCCATTCTTCCAGCTCGAGCAGATGTCAGGCTATATCGGTCATACCGTAGCACTACGTTTGATCAGTGCGGTAGATAACCGTCGTAAATTCCAGGCCAAACTGGTTGCTGTCGATCTTGAAAATGAAATGATTCAGGTTGAAGTAGAAAAGCAACAGGTATTGGAGATCGACAGTCACAATATCGATAAAGCAAATTTGGTCTTCCAAGATTAATTTAATAAATAAAAATTTAACGAATAGGTGACGTATGGCACGTGAAATTCTGACCGTCGTTGAAACGGTTAGTAACGAAAAAGGTGTACCTCGTGAAGCGATCTTTGAAGCGCTTGAGCAAGCTTTAGTTGCTGCGACAAAGAAAAAATTCTACGAAGGAACACATTCGGAAGAAGCACGTTTACGTGTGGAAATTGATCGTAAAACAGGTGACTATCGTACTTTCCGTCAGTGGGAAGTGGTAGCAGACGAAGACCATGAAATGCCAGCTTGTCAGGATGCCATCTCTGATGTCGATCCGGCAAAATGGTCGATTGGGGACATTCGTGAGCTTGAAGTTGAATCGATTGACTTCGGTCGTATTGCAGCGCAAATTGCCAAGCAAGTGATCGTACAGAAGATCCGTGAAGCAGAACGTGCACTTGTAGCCGATGCTTACGAATCTAAAGTCGGCGAGCTGATCTACGGTGAAGTGAAAAAACAAACCAAAGACGGCTTTATCATTGACCTAGGTGACAATGCTGAAGCATATCTTGCTCGTGAAGAAATGATTCCGAAAGAAATCCTTCGTCCGAAGCAACGCGTAAATGCGATTCTGTTCAATGTCAACCGTGAAGGTCGTGGTGCGCAGTTACAACTGTCACGTGCTAAACCGGATATGCTGATTGCATTGATGAAGAAAGAAATTCCTGAGATTTCTGAAGAAATCATTGAAATTAAAGCGGCGGCTCGCCAACCAGGTGTTCGTGCTAAAATTGCAGTGAAAACCAATGACCACCGTATTGACCCGGTGGGTGCTTGTATTGGTATGCGTGGTACTCGTATTCAGGCTGTACAGCAAGAGCTCAATGGCGAGCGTATTGATGTGGTAGTTTGGTCGGATGATCCTGCGCAATATATCGCAAGTGCATTGGAACCAGCAGATGTATCGAGTATTGTCATCGATGAAGATGCACGTACTGCCGACATCATTTTCGCAACCAGCGACCAGTTGGCACGTGCGATTGGTTCACAAGGTCAGAACGTTCGTCTGGCATCTGAATTGACTGGCTACAAGCTGGACATGATGCTGGAAGAGGAATACTACGCCCGTCAACAAAACGAAGCGCAACAATATTTAGACATGTTTGTTACCCGTCTGGATATCGCGGAAGATTTGGCGATGGCATTGGTAGAAATGGGCTTCACCTCGCTTGAAGAAATTGCTTATGTCCCTGCAGAAACGTTTGATGAAATCG
The nucleotide sequence above comes from Acinetobacter lwoffii. Encoded proteins:
- the nusA gene encoding transcription termination factor NusA, with translation MAREILTVVETVSNEKGVPREAIFEALEQALVAATKKKFYEGTHSEEARLRVEIDRKTGDYRTFRQWEVVADEDHEMPACQDAISDVDPAKWSIGDIRELEVESIDFGRIAAQIAKQVIVQKIREAERALVADAYESKVGELIYGEVKKQTKDGFIIDLGDNAEAYLAREEMIPKEILRPKQRVNAILFNVNREGRGAQLQLSRAKPDMLIALMKKEIPEISEEIIEIKAAARQPGVRAKIAVKTNDHRIDPVGACIGMRGTRIQAVQQELNGERIDVVVWSDDPAQYIASALEPADVSSIVIDEDARTADIIFATSDQLARAIGSQGQNVRLASELTGYKLDMMLEEEYYARQQNEAQQYLDMFVTRLDIAEDLAMALVEMGFTSLEEIAYVPAETFDEIELDAELVELLQSRAKEIALADALQQQENIQAPSEELVAMEGMTVEIAQALAARGVVTVDDLADQATDDIEDIEGLGAEKAGQLIMKARESWFN
- the tpiA gene encoding triose-phosphate isomerase gives rise to the protein MSVSTITPWVIGNWKMNPVQAEALSLVRGIKSLLETAPIAEDQCHLGVAPIAIALSQIQAELSSAVRPIYTVAQDVSRISGTGAYTGEVSAELLTDSQIHYVLVGHSERREIFAEKSDILNAKIKNALNAGLTVIYCVGESLEQRESGQAEAVVLQQICDIAAVVEAEQWKNVVIAYEPIWAIGTGKTASPEDAQAMHAQIRQGLSQITGYGATMAILYGGSVKPENAVELAACPDINGALVGGASLNAESFHKIAHAFANTQ
- a CDS encoding type II secretion system F family protein, with protein sequence MAAVKKGQMMPIFSYEGIDRKGAKIKGELPAKNMALAKVTLRKQGISIKTIREKKKNILEGLMKKKVSTLDITIFTRQLATMMKAGVPLVQGFEIVAEGLENPAMREVVLGIKGEVEGGNTFAGALRKYPQYFDKLFCSLVESGEQSGALETMLDRVAIYKEKSELLKQKIKKAMKYPAAVVVVALIVTIILMVKVVPVFQDLFSSFGADLPAFTKMVVNMSEWMQKYWFLLIIAIGAIITAFLEAKKRSKKFRDFLDKAALKAPIFGDLVYKAIIARYSRTLATTFAAGVPLIDALESTAGATNNVVYEDAVMKIREDVATGQQLQFAMRVTNKFPSMAVQMVAIGEESGALDAMLDKVATHYENEVDNAVDGLTSMMEPLIMAVLGVLVGGLVIAMYLPIFQMGSVV
- the secG gene encoding preprotein translocase subunit SecG — protein: MQTFVLVVHIILAVLMIVLILVQHGKGADAGASFGGGGAATVFGASGSGNFMTRLTAIFTALFFVTSLTLAILAKQQTSNAYSLGSVQSAPTVPVQSNETSPTAPETTE
- the rimP gene encoding ribosome maturation factor RimP; protein product: MKLSNKTQALQDLIAPAVEACNVNLWGIEFLPQGKCSLLRIYIDKPVDESVAPAINEDGEEEQGRGIGVQDCVRVTQQVGAMLDVHDPISGEYSLEVSSPGWDRPFFQLEQMSGYIGHTVALRLISAVDNRRKFQAKLVAVDLENEMIQVEVEKQQVLEIDSHNIDKANLVFQD
- the pilB gene encoding type IV-A pilus assembly ATPase PilB; the protein is MTALQGSPRFTGFIRRLVEEGVISAEDMRSALAHAKQEKIDIVAELINQQQLSPTVIAETISVEFGEPLFDISAYDPAQILRDAIDEKLITKHRILPIFKNSSILYVATSNPTNIEAIDAVRFSTKLNIETIIVEHNKLEKLIEQNFTEESTFEFDEDFDLDVDVDTSDPNKEDEESNKGDEAPIVKYINKLLIDAIRMGASDLHFEPYEKIYRVRYRVDGVLRQIATPPLQLANRLSSRLKVMSQMDISEKRVPQDGRIKLKLSKNKAIDFRVNSLPTLFGEKLVLRILDPSSAMLGIDALGYEPEQKELFMQALDKPQGMLLITGPTGSGKTVSLYTGLNILNREDTNISTAEDPVEINLQGINQVNVNNKVGLTFSAALKSFLRQDPDIVMVGEIRDLETAEIAIKAAQTGHMVMSTLHTNSAPETLTRLRNMGVPSFNIATSVNLVIAQRLARRLCSQCKKPADIPKQSLLEMGFTETDLQQPEFQIYEPVGCNECREGYKGRVGIYEVMKVTPEISRIIMEDGNALEIADASARAGFNNLRRSGLIKVMQGVTSLQEVNRVTSE